The following DNA comes from Theileria parva strain Muguga chromosome 3 map unlocalized ctg_531, whole genome shotgun sequence.
GGAAGAAAAGTGCGCTGgaaattagttaattttcaGATCAACGACCCCATAGATCAGTTATGCAGGACAACtgataatataataaaaacattGTTCCATTCTACTgttagttaatatttaatttttgttacTTTTGtttttggtaattttattgaataaattattataaaactTAATTCTAAGTTGGTGCATAGAGAAAATGGAAGTTAAAAAGCGTACACTTTACATATTAGGTGCTGTTggattattattatccatAACATCAATTTTAGTCGTCAGCTTAAGACCTAAGCTCGAGCTTGTAAAGCCTGATAAAACGAACAAATCAGAAACAAATGAGTCAACAACTTAAAGCTCTTTCAActttagtaaaatattaaatttggttCTAAATAgcaaaataataattgtatcACGAGAATCAGATTTATTTATGGGATAATTAGCAGAATATCACTGTTATATGTTGAGCTCAAATCCGTAACAAAATTCACTAAATTATCtttaaccaaatttaatactttataaatcttcatgaataattaatattttataccttATCTGTGGCTgatgtaaatatttaattagttaattgTGATGTTATGattatagtgttaaaaatcTGAAATGTGTAGAGAATATAACGTAAAATCCTAAAATCCTTTATGATTAAAACttaattaaacaattttcaataaaaaaatgaatcAGATAATATCTGATCTATATTGCACATATGAATAATatgagtataaaataatcaataATTAAGATGTGCTACGCGGAAATCTAGGctaaaattgaataaataagaTCCcataacaaaaataaaataattaatgtgaGTGGAAGGAGAATAGATGAGAGAATCATGTCGTTTCAATTATTCATTACCCCATCGTGGAAGATCATGGAGTATCAGGTTTTTGCCAGAGGGATCTTATTATTCTTGCAagattaatataataacataTGTTAAGTATAGATTTTTTGTGacttttatttacttacctgtttgtataaaattataaggttataaaatttaaccaaaTAACCGAtttaattgtaatatttaaagttttGTACAGTATATGAGGGTCAAAaaagttttattatatacacttCCGGTTGTCGGTATTTTACTGGCTGGATCTttgattatatttaatttcgTTAGGAAAAGACCGGAAAAAGAAGAGGAACTCAAACCTCCTTCTGCATTAGAAGATGAACTTAAAAAACGTGAAGAAGAAAGCCGAAAACGCATGGAAGAAATGCAAAAGGAAATTCTCGAAAAAAAGTTAAGAGAAGGTAAAAAAGCCTTGGAAGAACTTGAAAAACGTGAAAAAGAAGTGGTAGATGAGTTTGCAAAACACCTCAAAAAACCTGAAGAAAGACttcctaaaattattcttaCATTGGATTCCGGTTTTCCAACAGTTGATCCTATTACATATACTTCAGGAGTTTATATGGTAGCAGTTAGTAAAACAACTTTTACCTCAGATTCAGATCTTGTTGATTTTACTCACACACTGCTGGGCATAAAGTTTCTAGTTACTGGTGTACAATTTGGTGGGAAAACATACACAATTAAACCGATTGAAGCTACTATGGCCACTTCAATTGCATTTGCCGCTGATCCTGGATTCTGTTATTTTCTATTAATACCAGGCCCTGACTCGAAACCAATATTCTTCAAAAACGACGGAGATAAATTTTTACGTTGCGTAGGGTATCCAAAGGTTAAAGAAGAAATGCTAGAAATGGCTACAAAATTCAATAGACTACCAAAGGGCGTGGAAATACCTGCACCTCCAGGAGTAAAACCAGAGGCTCCCACACCTACACCAACGACAATAACTCCTTCTGTACCTCCTACTATACCAACGCCAATAACTCCTTCGGCACCTCCTACTACACCACCTACGGgactaaattttaacttgaCAGTTCAGAACAAATTCATGATAGGTTCGCAAGAAGTTAAGTTAAATATAACTCACGAATACGAGGGTGTATACGAAGCTcataaatatttcattGAAAGGGGCAGCTTTACCCCTACCTCATTCTCAATCGGTGATCTTCCACAAACAGGTCTTCCAGTAAATCAAACAGTGGATACAATTGTGGTATATTTCCATCGAGTAACGATGGGTGAACCCGTTGGTATACCTCTAATTGTGTTAATCTTTTATAAAAACCAATCtagaaaatatttaaataaggGAAATGGAAACTGGGAAGAATCTAAAGCTCTATTATTTCGTGAGGAACTTGATTACTTAGATTCcatttttaatgattttgtGACAGTAAACCTTTCTAGACGTTCTGATTATTATCGTAATGGAACTGGCACATCAGAAATTGAGCAAACGTTAGATATGAATGTTTACGTTGAACCTGATACACCCTGTGCTGGATGGACAACgtatatacataaattaGAAGAAGGAGGTGAAGGAGGAATTGAAAAACCTTTTCAAATTAGACAATTATGGTTTAGTAAACAgaaatttgatatattCCCAATGGGAAAAGTTTCAATCGTTAATGTTTATGGGAAAAACGATGAACCGCTATCTTACGCTCCCTCAATTTTCAGTGTAATACGCGAAGATGGaattcaaatattttatgttCGTGCTTACTCACAGTACTTGCTTGATTCAAGTGTTAATCCCCAAAATTTAcctcaaaaattaaacaccCTTTAgattttttttaaaaaaatcatgtaatataattgtttttgTACACTATCACTTATTTAGCATATTACATGTGGAATAGTGTGGAGTTGACGTTTTAGTgtagataaaaaattgataataaaataaattttatcataaaattataaattattttacattttagTCAAGAAtggtttaaaatgtgtaagtgatttggtaatataaataaataaagtttttaaaaaattaaattttaaaaatcaaCTTTAAAAGTCTATTTTCagactaattttataatttacactgAAAAGCTTAATTTTCAATATCATAGTGCTGGCAAACGATGCTAGAAGCTTTTTCACCAAATTCGGCATCCATTATATCAATCTCAGATAAGGACTCGTTTTTACTCCATGAGTCATTGGGGTTCCTTAGATAACATTCGTATGACATGGTATCAATTGATGTTACGGGACAAACGACATAAGGCAAATGATCTAAATTATCTTccttaaaaaatgttaaaaatgcTTCGAAATGTTCACCTGTGGGTAAGCCATTCTGTTCACAATCATGGAATCTATAGGTTGAAACCTTGGATTTACCTTTTATAACGTGAGTAAAAcctttaaattttggaatttgAACATATGTGCCACCAATAGTTCTAACAGGACCACTCGTTCCATCATCAGTTCTGGAAATGTCAAACTCGAAATTATCATAAACTTTATCATCAAAACTGTTAGCGGATGAATCTTCTGAGCCAATATAAGACTCTAAATCGTTAATAGCAGATTCTAAATCATTAATGGCAGACTCTACGTCATAATTAGTAGACTCAGTATCACCAAAGGAAGAGGAATCTGACAAGTAATGGTcataaacaattttagaAGCTTTTTCACCAAATTCGGAATCTGTTACGTCAATTTCAGATAATGAATCATTCCTAGTCCAATCGTCATTGGGGTTCCTTAGATAACATTCATATGACATGGTATCAATTGAAGATACAGGACAAACAACATAAGGAAGTCCATCCAATTCATCCTCCTTaaaaaaggttaaaaatgCTTCAAATTCCTTTCCAGAAGGTAAACCGTTCTGTTCAAAGTCGCGGAATTTATATAGTGAGACCTTGGATTTGGTTTTTAGAACATGAGTGAAACCCTTGAATCCTGGAATTTGGACATAAGTCTCACTAATGATTTTCATGTATCCACTCGTTCCATCATCTTTAGTCTTGGAAATGTCAAACACGAGATTTTTTGGCACTGTGCCTTTTAGATGATTTTTAGAATTCTTTGATACGGAAGTGAGTAGCTGTCTTTTCATATTTGCCATTTCTTTACTTTC
Coding sequences within:
- a CDS encoding Tp1 (Tp1) translates to MRVKKVLLYTLPVVGILLAGSLIIFNFVRKRPEKEEELKPPSALEDELKKREEESRKRMEEMQKEILEKKLREGKKALEELEKREKEVVDEFAKHLKKPEERLPKIILTLDSGFPTVDPITYTSGVYMVAVSKTTFTSDSDLVDFTHTLLGIKFLVTGVQFGGKTYTIKPIEATMATSIAFAADPGFCYFLLIPGPDSKPIFFKNDGDKFLRCVGYPKVKEEMLEMATKFNRLPKGVEIPAPPGVKPEAPTPTPTTITPSVPPTIPTPITPSAPPTTPPTGLNFNLTVQNKFMIGSQEVKLNITHEYEGVYEAHKYFIERGSFTPTSFSIGDLPQTGLPVNQTVDTIVVYFHRVTMGEPVGIPLIVLIFYKNQSRKYLNKGNGNWEESKALLFREELDYLDSIFNDFVTVNLSRRSDYYRNGTGTSEIEQTLDMNVYVEPDTPCAGWTTYIHKLEEGGEGGIEKPFQIRQLWFSKQKFDIFPMGKVSIVNVYGKNDEPLSYAPSIFSVIREDGIQIFYVRAYSQYLLDSSVNPQNLPQKLNTL
- a CDS encoding putative integral membrane protein, which encodes MRKRWIILLSLIGAFLFSGILYFCAKQLKNHEYKPRFYLSGENGKKGDLESKEMANMKRQLLTSVSKNSKNHLKGTVPKNLVFDISKTKDDGTSGYMKIISETYVQIPGFKGFTHVLKTKSKVSLYKFRDFEQNGLPSGKEFEAFLTFFKEDELDGLPYVVCPVSSIDTMSYECYLRNPNDDWTRNDSLSEIDVTDSEFGEKASKIVYDHYLSDSSSFGDTESTNYDVESAINDLESAINDLESYIGSEDSSANSFDDKVYDNFEFDISRTDDGTSGPVRTIGGTYVQIPKFKGFTHVIKGKSKVSTYRFHDCEQNGLPTGEHFEAFLTFFKEDNLDHLPYVVCPVTSIDTMSYECYLRNPNDSWSKNESLSEIDIMDAEFGEKASSIVCQHYDIEN